One genomic region from Anthonomus grandis grandis chromosome 1, icAntGran1.3, whole genome shotgun sequence encodes:
- the LOC126741714 gene encoding U3 small nucleolar RNA-associated protein 18 homolog translates to MPKQPRKRKIKPSSSNELGSPTDGLNPPKEKIHVRDDSEMDELSRVLFGDSSAFLRSLEEAEEEDCVAGPSNHSQSLLHRDSGVESSNSEDSDNCNRKPAWFDDDDEGIEVGEALDAQGRKLPRGGLNERDKKYSNLLKHKFESVVGCPSWAKLKRPRTESAGSDEEILRTVGFVTKAPQTSLLSGSLEFKKVKDLNCETYNEGPFINAVEFHPSSSVGLVAGNQGIASLFAVDGKKNNKLHSVVFQNFPILCAKFIRSGNEVILGSRQKHIFSYDLLAAKPTRYNLPPSMTQCKKFVVSPDTQFFAAAGKWGEVHILSSISKEKIATLKQDSEVTSLEFNYDGSMLFGHSDTGEVTVWNMKTRKVQHKFMDEGCLQGTTLAASSSNQFLACGSAQGVVNLYAMEDVLHNKVPKPRKTIMNLTTAITNLKFNSTSELLALSSTEIKNSIKLLHLGSSTVFSNFPPFDSKLGNINCVNFTPGSGFLALANRKSIVSLFRLKHFKNY, encoded by the coding sequence ATGCCAAAACAACCACGCAAAAGAAAAATCAAGCCTTCCTCTAGTAATGAATTGGGGTCACCCACCGACGGCCTAAATCCACCTAAAGAAAAAATCCATGTAAGGGATGATTCGGAAATGGATGAACTGTCTAGGGTTCTTTTTGGAGACTCATCGGCCTTTTTGCGGAGCTTGGAGGAGGCGGAAGAAGAAGATTGTGTAGCAGGCCCCTCAAACCACTCCCAGTCCTTACTTCATAGAGACTCTGGTGTGGAGAGCAGTAATTCTGAAGATAGTGACAATTGTAACCGCAAACCTGCTTggtttgatgatgatgatgaaggTATTGAGGTTGGCGAAGCTCTTGACGCCCAAGGACGTAAGCTTCCGAGGGGAGGTTTAAACGAACGCGACAAAAAATACTCAAATCTTTTAAAGCATAAATTTGAGTCAGTTGTGGGATGTCCCAGTTGGGCTAAGTTAAAAAGACCCAGAACAGAATCTGCAGGCTCTGATGAAGAAATTTTGAGGACAGTAGGGTTTGTCACAAAAGCCCCTCAAACCTCTTTATTATCTGGTTCATTAGAGTTCAAAAAagttaaagatttaaattgTGAAACTTACAATGAAGGACCATTTATCAATGCAGTTGAGTTTCATCCATCATCAAGTGTGGGACTTGTTGCTGGGAATCAAGGTATTGCTAGTCTTTTTGCTGTTGATGGCAAGAAAAATAACAAGTTGCACAGTGTTGTTTTTCAAAACTTCCCTATATTATGTGCTAAGTTCATAAGAAGTGGCAATGAAGTAATATTGGGCTCTCGccaaaaacacatttttagcTATGACCTTTTAGCAGCTAAACCAACAAGATACAATCTCCCTCCTTCAATGACACAATGCAAAAAGTTTGTTGTTTCACCAGATACTCAATTTTTCGCTGCAGCTGGCAAGTGGGGAGAAGTACACATTCTCTCATCCatatctaaagaaaaaatagctACTCTTAAACAAGACAGTGAAGTTACCagtttagaatttaattatgATGGAAGTATGCTATTTGGGCATTCAGATACAGGAGAAGTAACTGTGTGGAACATGAAAACCAGAAAAGTACAACATAAGTTTATGGATGAAGGATGTTTACAAGGTACAACTCTTGCTGCATCTTCATCAAACCAATTTTTAGCATGTGGTTCAGCTCAAGGAGTGGTAAATCTGTATGCCATGGAAGATGTTTTACATAATAAAGTACCCAAACCAAGAAAAACTATTATGAACCTCACCACAgcaataacaaatttaaaattcaactCGACTAGTGAGCTGTTGGCATTGTCATcaactgaaattaaaaattccataaaACTATTGCATTTAGGAAGTAGTACTGTATTTAGCAATTTTCCACCTTTTGATAGTAAACTAGGAAATATAAATTGTGTAAATTTTACACCAGGAAGTGGCTTCTTAGCTTTAGCAAATAGGAAAAGCATTGTGTCACTGTTTAGGCttaagcactttaaaaattattaa